The proteins below are encoded in one region of Pongo pygmaeus isolate AG05252 chromosome 20, NHGRI_mPonPyg2-v2.0_pri, whole genome shotgun sequence:
- the KLK11 gene encoding kallikrein-11 isoform X1: protein MQRLRWLQDWKSSGRGLTAAKEPGARSSPLQAMRILQLIMLALATGLVGGETRIIKGSECKPHSQPWQAALFEKTRLLCGATLISPRWLLTAAHCRKPHYIVHLGEHNLQKEEGCEQTRTATESFPHPGFNNSLPNKDHRNDIMLVKMASPVSITWAVQPLTLSSHCVTSGTSCLISGWGSTSSPQLRLPHTLRCANITIIEHQKCENAYPGNITDTMVCASVQEGGKDSCQGDSGGPLVCNDSLQGIISWGQDPCAITRKPGVYTKVCKYVDWIQETMKNN from the exons ATGCAGAGGTTGAGGTGGCTGCAGGACTGGAAGTCATCGGGCAGAGGTCTCACAGCAGCCA AGGAACCTGGGGCCCGCTCCTCCCCCCTCCAGGCCATGAGGATTCTGCAGTTAATCATGCTTGCTCTGGCGACAG GGCTCGTAGGGGGAGAGACCAGGATCATCAAGGGGTCCGAGTGCAAGCCTCATTCCCAGCCCTGGCAGGCAGCCCTGTTCGAGAAGACGCGGCTGCTCTGTGGGGCAACCCTCATCTCCCCCAGATGGCTCCTGACAGCAGCCCACTGCCGCAAGCC ccactacATAGTTCACCTGGGGGAACACAACCTCCAGAAGGAGGAGGGCTGTGAGCAGACCCGGACAGCCACTGAGTCCTTCCCCCACCCCGGCTTCAACAACAGCCTCCCCAACAAAGACCACCGCAATGACATCATGCTGGTGAAGATGGCATCGCCAGTCTCCATCACCTGGGCTGTGCAACCCCTCACCCTCTCCTCACACTGTGTCACTTCTGGCACCAGCTGCCTCATTTCCGGCTGGGGCAGCACATCCAGCCCCCAGT TACGCCTGCCTCACACCTTGCGATGCGCCAACATCACCATCATTGAGCACCAGAAGTGTGAGAACGCCTACCCCGGCAACATCACAGACACCATGGTGTGCGCCAGCGTTCAGGAAGGGGGCAAGGACTCCTGCCAG GGTGACTCCGGGGGCCCTCTGGTCTGTAACGATTCTCTTCAAGGCATTATCTCCTGGGGCCAGGATCCGT